Proteins encoded by one window of Aspergillus puulaauensis MK2 DNA, chromosome 4, nearly complete sequence:
- a CDS encoding U2 snRNP complex subunit CUS1 (BUSCO:EOG09263QUM;~COG:A;~EggNog:ENOG410PGW8;~InterPro:IPR007180,IPR006568;~PFAM:PF04046,PF04037;~go_component: GO:0005634 - nucleus [Evidence IEA]), translating into MKPSKNQLRRARKKALKFQGNEPAHDSSDTHHETKSSLALEINNVDSEPMISHDANDPLWQMYKDIAIKFDEVEDLKATETETQKPEVYYDDDADIPEEGEDKVPALSKRKRKELNKLSVAELKAIVRKPELVEWTDTSAPDPRLLVHLKAHRNVVPVPSHWSLKREYLSSKRGIEKPPFSLPKFIQETGISEMRDAALEKQDQATLKQKQRERVQPKMGRLDIDYQKLYEAFFRFQTKPELTRYGEVYYEGKEFETNQRHLRPGELSPELKEALNMPPGAPPPWLINQQRYGPPPSYPALKIPGLNAPPPPGAMWGYHPGGYGKPPVDEHNRPLYGGDIFGVLQPQQTMQQGEPVERDLWGELQEPELSEEESEEEEEEMDDEDVDTGLQTPSGLESPSGLLSAVPSELGDVENASGEFDVRKHYHGIQTEESVGHRSAFHVIPERQTKVQGFFGGDRAYDLRPADNLPVLGAEDHNRKRKKPGDVDVSVDPDEMQGNNGIDKDSLQSLYENQRQRENNPSWGFQEDLSDMIAHESRKKLKPEKRTKH; encoded by the exons ATGAAGCCGAGCAAGAACCAATTAAGACGGGCGCGAAAAAAGGCATTGAAATTCCAG GGTAATGAACCGGCCCACGACTCATCCGATACACACCATGAGACAAAATCATCACTCGCTCTAGAGATCAATAATGTTGATTCAGAACCCATGATCTCGCATGACGCCAACGACCCGCTATGGCAAATGTACAAggacatcgccatcaagtTTGATGAGGTCGAAGACCTTAAGGCAACCGAGACCGAAACCCAGAAACCGGAGGTCTActatgatgatgatgccgatatcccagaagaaggggaggacaAAGTCCCCGCGTTATCGAAGCGGAAGcgaaaagaattaaataaactgTCTGTTGCCGAGCTGAAGGCAATTGTCAGAAAACCGGAGTTAGTGGAGTGGACAGATACCTCAGCGCCGGATCCCCGGCTTCTGGTTCATTTAAAGGCACATCGAAATGTTGTCCCAGTGCCATCTCACTGGTCCCTAAAGCGAGAATACCTGTCGTCGAAGAGAGGAATCGAGAAACCACCGTTTTCCTTACCTAAGTTCATACAGGAAACGGGGATTTCAGAAATGCGCGATGCTGCACTCGAAAAACAAGACCAGGCGACACTCAAACAGAAACAGAGGGAGAGGGTGCAGCCAAAAATGGGTCGACTTGATATCGACTATCAGAAGCTCTATGAGGCCTTTTTCCGCTTCCAGACCAAGCCGGAACTTACCCGATATGGTGAGGTTTACTACGAAGGAAAGGAGTTTGAGACTAACCAGCGCCACCTGCGTCCCGGGGAGCTCAGCCCAGAACTGAAAGAGGCCTTAAATATGCCCCCTGGCGCGCCCCCACCCTGGTTGATAAACCAACAGCGTTATGGGCCCCCTCCTTCCTACCCGGCGTTGAAGATCCCAGGTCTCAATGCACCGCCGCCCCCGGGTGCTATGTGGGGTTACCATCCTGGAGGCTATGGCAAACCTCCTGTCGATGAACACAATAGACCCCTATATGGAGGTGATATTTTTGGGGTCCTACAACCTCAACAAACCATGCAGCAGGGCGAACCTGTTGAACGGGACCTCTGGGGAGAGTTACAGGAACCGGAATTATCtgaagaggagagtgaggaggaggaagaagagatggatgacgaggatgtaGACACTGGTCTACAAACCCCCAGCGGGCTTGAAAGCCCAAGTGGCTTACTATCAGCTGTTCCATCAGAGCTGGGTGATGTAGAAAATGCCTCTGGAGAGTTTGATGTGCGGAAGCATTACCATGGTATACAGACCGAGGAGTCTGTCGGGCATCGAAGCGCCTTTCATGTCATCCCTGAAAGACAAACAAAGGTGCAAGGCTTTTTCGGTGGTGACCGGGCGTACGATCTTCGGCCCGCGGACAATTTGCCGGTACTGGGCGCTGAAGACCACAATCGGAAGCGTAAGAAGCCAGGGGATGTCGACGTGTCCGTGGATCCAGATGAGATGCAAGGAAATAACGGAATCGACAAAGATAGCCTGCAAAGTCTATACGAAAACCAGAGACAGCGTGAAAATAACCCAAGTTGGGGCTTCCAAGAGGACTTGAGCGACATGATTGCCCACGAAAGCAGGAAGAAACTGAAACCCGAGAAAAGAACCAAACACTAG
- a CDS encoding SWIRM domain-containing protein (COG:S;~EggNog:ENOG410PMWY;~InterPro:IPR009057,IPR007526;~PFAM:PF04433;~go_function: GO:0005515 - protein binding [Evidence IEA]): protein MTPFPAASSSLDPSEKPNMGRLPSVSSLMSPPEAKPFESFNSPFPPHKLSQDQSYTNQMKLAPISVDRKRTQSEMVDLPSPPVTPYTGNKKSKSIDPEQHDGDALVTSSRDPVLFPRNEPSEIADEPLFGPMLPPSPKTLMEQHINSHMARFENKLNKPTRDEYLLALSCVPVVSAQYNRNPAAWAKEERKTLERQLVMMNRRRPEVSDGRLKRIAPAPTKRVVPAQPRVQRTPRVKRTPKSTPKQKVLDSFDVPTPNPKPSRAIGTSRDDTDFSSIKDFSPPLEILGGNAKALKADWKGQMLDLSNDPERHLLSSAEINLAATLRLSCATYICSKRRIFEARVRALRVGKEFRKTDAQQACKIDVNKASKLWTAYERVGLFNAGHFQEYLK from the coding sequence ATGACGCCGTTCCCCGCAGCCTCATCATCGCTGGACCCAAGTGAGAAACCTAACATGGGTCGTCTACCTTCGGTGTCCAGCCTCATGTCCCCCCCAGAGGCTAAACCATTCGAATCGTTTAACTCCCCATTCCCACCTCACAAGTTGTCGCAGGATCAATCCTATACCAATCAGATGAAACTCGCTCCAATTTCAGTTGATCGAAAGCGAACACAATCCGAAATGGTGGATCTACCGTCGCCACCCGTGACGCCGTATACTGGGAATAAGAAGAGCAAGTCAATCGACCCAGAGCAACACGATGGCGATGCCTTGGTTACCTCGTCAAGAGATCCCGTTCTTTTCCCAAGGAATGAACCCTCTGAAATTGCCGATGAGCCATTATTTGGCCCCATGCTGCCACCATCCCCCAAGACGCTGATGGAACAGCACATTAACTCTCACATGGCAAGGTTCGAAAATAAGCTCAATAAACCAACTCGTGATGAGTATCTTTTGGCTCTTTCTTGCGTACCAGTTGTGTCGGCTCAATACAATCGGAATCCCGCAGCGTGGGccaaagaagagagaaaaaccCTTGAGCGGCAGTTGGTTATGATGAACCGACGCCGTCCTGAAGTCTCGGATGGCAGATTGAAAAGAATCGCGCCAGCGCCAACAAAACGGGTGGTTCCTGCTCAACCCCGTGTGCAGCGGACACCCAGAGTAAAGCGCACACCAAAGTCTACCCCTAAACAAAAGGTTTTGGATTCGTTTGACGTACCCACACCGAATCCTAAGCCTTCTCGTGCCATCGGCACGAGTAGGGATGACACAGATTTTAGCTCTATCAAGGATTTTTCGCCTCCCCTAGAGATTCTCGGTGGCAATGCGAAAGCATTAAAGGCAGATTGGAAAGGTCAGATGCTGGACCTTAGTAATGATCCGGAGCGGCACCTGTTGAGCTCAGCTGAGATCAATCTAGCGGCCACTCTGAGGCTTTCTTGTGCAACATATATATGCAGCAAGCGCCGCATTTTCGAGGCTCGTGTCAGAGCTTTGAGAGTTGGCAAGGAATTTCGCAAGACGGATGCTCAGCAGGCCTGCAAGATAGACGTGAATAAGGCAAGCAAACTCTGGACTGCCTATGAACGAGTTGGCCTGTTCAACGCTGGCCATTTCCAAGAATATCTCAAATGA